The Fusobacterium polymorphum genome segment TAAATTATTATAAATGGATTCCCTTTTATTAGCCTTGCTCCGTTTGTTCCTATTGCTCTCAATATATAATCAGAGCTATTTAGACTACATTCAAATAAAGGTTTTTCAACACTTAATTTTTCTTGATAAAGAGTTACTTCATTTGAATTTATACCTATACCAACTCCTAATTTTGATGATTTAGCTGCTCTATCTCCTAAGATTTTTACATTATCTTCATCATCTGGAATTAAAATAAAAGGTATTTCTTCTTCTTCTATTCCGCATAGAATGGTTTTTATTCTCTTATCAATAGTTAAGTTTTTATTATAGTAAATATTTATACCTATGGGGTTCTTTTGTTCTTTCATTAAGTCTTCTCTTATACTGATAGTCATTATTCCCCCTTATATGATAGAGCTAGTCCAGTTGCAACAGCATTTCTTGGTCCTTCAACTCCTCTTATATTACCTTTTCCAGCAACTACCCCATAATGTGATAGAGCTTCTGTAACCATTTGAGGTATTTCAAAGTCAAGTGCTGAACCTCCAACTAAAACTACGTAATCTATATCTCTTATATTTCCACTAGGTATAACTTTCTTTAAAGCTCTTAGTGTATTAGTTACAAAAACTTTTTCTTTAGCTTCTCTTCTTACATTTTTAATTTTTTCTAAACTTTGGTTAGAATCCAGAGGAATCATATTACCTTCTTTTAAAATAACTACTCTTGCGAATACACTAGGATTAAGAGTTTCTTCAAAGAATTGTACACTTCCATCTTCATGTCTTATATGGAATAGACTTTCAACTTTTGCCAAAGGATATTTTTTAATGTCTTCTGAAAGCTCAAGGTTATTTATACCTAATTCTTTATCTATAAGCAAAGTTACCATATTACCTGCTCCTGCTAAGTGACAAGAGGATATTTTGTTATCTGCTGTCATTATAGAAGCATCTGTTGAACCTGCTCCCATATCAATTATTGCTAAAGGTTTCGCTGTTCCAGGAGTTGTTAAAGCTCCTATAATAGCCATTTCAGCTTCAACTCCACCAACTACAACTTTTTTGTTTATCTTATTTTGTAGCTCCATTGCTATCATTTCCATTTGTAGTTTGTCAGCTTTTACCATAGCAGCAAGTCCAATAGCATTTTCCATTGAAAATTCTTCTGCTATTCCACCTTTAACTTTTTGTGGAACAAAAGTATTAACTGCCAACAGGTCTTGAATTTTTATATTCTTAGGATCTTGATTAGTAAGCTGAGCCATGACAATTCTAACTCTTTCAAGCATTCCACCAGCATTAGTACCCTTTTCTCCCCAAATATCTATCACAGGATAGCATTGTTCAAGGACTGACATTATAGCTTCAGCACCATTATCTAAGGAAACATTTCTATTTTTCATCTGTCCTTCAATATGGATTGAACCTGCAGGAATAACTCTTGATTTTACATCTCCTTTTGGAGTCTTTATAACAACTGCTGATCTATTTCCTATCAAAGCTCTAGAAATTGGGACTACCATTTTTGTTTCTTCAGAATTTAGATTAAATAGAGTTGCTATTCCATAAGGATTTGATAACATTGAAATAACCTTTCCCTTATCTGCTACTTCTAATGCTGTTAGCATATTTAGAGGGATTCTATCAAAGTGTAAAACTTCATCAACTATTGGAATTTTTGTGTCCAGTCTATTATTTATTAAGACAGCATCGTCTTTTTGTATAATAGCTCCTTTTATATTAACTCCTTTTGAGCTTAGTTGATTTATTTTAAAGGCTGCACTTTCAAAAT includes the following:
- a CDS encoding glycerol dehydratase reactivase beta/small subunit family protein produces the protein MTISIREDLMKEQKNPIGINIYYNKNLTIDKRIKTILCGIEEEEIPFILIPDDEDNVKILGDRAAKSSKLGVGIGINSNEVTLYQEKLSVEKPLFECSLNSSDYILRAIGTNGARLIKGNPFIII
- a CDS encoding diol dehydratase reactivase subunit alpha, which translates into the protein MKLIVGIDIGNATTESTLAEVDGENIKVLGSSIEKTTGIKGTKENIKGVYQSLHKLFEKTGRNLDELSLIRINEAAPVIGDVAMETITETIITESTMIGHNPSTPGGIGVGVGVSVLLNEIDDSFINKDVIALVPENIDFESAAFKINQLSSKGVNIKGAIIQKDDAVLINNRLDTKIPIVDEVLHFDRIPLNMLTALEVADKGKVISMLSNPYGIATLFNLNSEETKMVVPISRALIGNRSAVVIKTPKGDVKSRVIPAGSIHIEGQMKNRNVSLDNGAEAIMSVLEQCYPVIDIWGEKGTNAGGMLERVRIVMAQLTNQDPKNIKIQDLLAVNTFVPQKVKGGIAEEFSMENAIGLAAMVKADKLQMEMIAMELQNKINKKVVVGGVEAEMAIIGALTTPGTAKPLAIIDMGAGSTDASIMTADNKISSCHLAGAGNMVTLLIDKELGINNLELSEDIKKYPLAKVESLFHIRHEDGSVQFFEETLNPSVFARVVILKEGNMIPLDSNQSLEKIKNVRREAKEKVFVTNTLRALKKVIPSGNIRDIDYVVLVGGSALDFEIPQMVTEALSHYGVVAGKGNIRGVEGPRNAVATGLALSYKGE